ttAACGACGAAACCTCCATCCCAGGCGTAGGTCTTGGAACATGGCAGTCTACCAATGACGAAGTGTACAATGCAGTCTTAACAGCATTGAGATATGGTTACAGACATATTGATACTGCTGCAGCCTACGGCAATGAAAGTGTCATCGGTAGAGCCATCAAAGACTCCGGTATTCCACGTGAAGAATTATACATCACCACAAAGTTGTGGTGTACCAAACATGACAACCCTGAGGCTGCTCTTGACGAATCTTTGTCCAACTTGGGATTGGACTATGTGGATTTGTACTTGATCCATTGGCCAGTTTTCTTGAATCCTAATGGTAACGATCCCAAGTTCCCTACTTTGCCCAACGGTAAACGTGACATTGTCACCGACTGGAATTTTGTAAAGACTTACGAATTACTTCAACCATTGGTTGCATTGGGAAAGACCAAGTCAATTGGAGTCTCGAACTTTTCTGtgaccaacttggaaaagcTCTTGAATGCTCCAACCACCAAGATTGTTCCAGTCGTCAACCAGGTCGAATTGCACCCATACTTGCCCCAGCAACAGTTGTTGGAATACACCAAGAAGCATGGTATTGTGTTGGAAGCGTACTCTCCATTGGGATCTACCAACTCACCTCTTTTCAAGGACGAAACCGTAGTCAAGATTGCCGAAAAGAATGGAGTCTCTCCAGCAACCATCTTGATCTCGTGGGCTCTATGGAGAGGAACTGTAGTTTTGCCCAAGTCTGTTACTGAGTCAAGGGTCCAAAGTAACTTCGAAGTCATCAACTTGAGCGACGAAGACGGCCAGACAATTGACAACATCCACAAGGTCAAAGGAGTTCACAGATTCATCAATCCTAACTGGGATCCTGTCGTTGTCTTTGACGCGGATTCCAAGTTGTAGACCAGATACAAGTTAAAGTAGTAGAACCACAAGTAAAATGGTTAAGAAACGGATATACATTTATAATAGTCTGAATAGAAATAAATAGAAAGAACGTAAGCACGGAGCTTGAAGCTAAAGATACAGGAGGTGAACAATTTGCAAGAAAATACGAGAGATAGTAGCTATCTACTGATCCAACAATTTCACGTAGTTGGATGGACAGATCCCGACCTGCCCGTTGGATCTTCTGGCCTGCCACCACTTGCCGTCTATGTCATCGACCTCCAAGACCTCATCCTTGATAAAGGAGATTTCGTTTATGTCGTCTGGATTGGCATCGTAGCTGTACAAGGCCTTGGCTTTATATCTAAAAGTTATTCCTACGTGATTCGAAGCTTGATCACTAAACACGCCGTTCTTCACTGGATTACTGGCTGTGAcattgttgttattgttggtcaagtctCTTGATTGTCTTGACTGTCTAACATCTGAGCTGGAGAAGTTTTCCAAGCCGTTGAGTTGAGACGACGACATGTACTTGTTGGTAGTCAACTGGGACTGTCTTACGTTGTTTCCTTCGAACTGGGCATTGGTTTGAGAACGAGGCATGACAGGGTTGACGTACTTTCtgtattcttcatcttcttcctcagTTTCCTCTAATCTGTTGGCACCACGAGACGAAGAGATATGGCCGTGGTTATGGTTGTGAGATTTGAGGGAAAACGAGTCGATGAACTGGTTGGTGGGCGATTCTGGATGGCCTCCAAAATATAAGATCCAAATCAAGTTGAGGATCGACAACAAGATGCAGCCGGCAGCACAGGCCAAGTTCCCGGAGCTATTGGAGTTGTAGATGACCTGATTGATGGTATTGGTGGTGTATACAAAGGCAACTGAAACCAAACCGACCAAGGTAAACTTGTATAGTTcgatgttgttgttcaagtacaagaagaacaccACCACGATGATGAGGATCTGGTACACTATCCCCCACCACGAGAAACGGGGGAACTTAGATTGGTTAGAGGCAGCAGCACCAGCAAGAGCTACAATCCACGATATGACCCCGTACGAGATGGTTGTGATCGCAAACGGGTCGCTAgtgaagttggacaagGACATAGGCATTTTGTGAGGGGCTACGTTGATCTTCTGACGTGGAATAGGTGTTGAAAATGGTTGGTGTTAAGGAAAAATTGAGATCGCGGGATATATcgacaagaaaattgaatgattttgatatttcGGCCCGTTCTTCGActtttttgtttttcagGTTGTTGTCAGTGATGTGCTGATTAAGTTTTGATGCTTATGGTATACACCAGTCAGCGTAACGGTGTGATATGGCAgaaagatggagaagaagtaaacacaacaaagaaaaaaaaCTTGATCAGATTTGAGAATGAAATAAATTTTCTATGCGGGACCCTTAGCGATCAGCCACTAAACCACAACGAGGTGAGTAACGATAGTATGTTtgagaaaaaaaaactAAAAAAGAACTGGAAAAGATGCTTGTAGCAGTGCTTGTAGCTTTGTCTAGGTATGGATGGCGTATCGAAGTGATGATCTGATGGCAGACCTGATTCTACTTTTGAACCAATTACAATGTATGAGCACCAGAGGTGAACTGAAAAAAAGCACAAAGACCAAGCATTAAGAAGGAGCCAACAAAACGAACAAAGTACTGCTCTTCGCGCAGCGTCTATTGGAGATTATAAGCAAATCTCCACTGGTGGCAGCGGCAGCTGTGCGTTTATTGGACTTAAGACCTCCCAACAGCCCAGAGAGGAAATTCCTGCCTTAGCATCAAGAACAGGGTGAAACACTACAGCTCCAACAATAGCTAAGTGTCTGGCCAGATCAGGACAGTTTTTCACGTTGGAGCTTTGCCAACCCAAGCGCACAATGAGAAGGTAGAGAGCTGCAGATATACGGCCGTACCGAAACGCTAACTCTCTGTTCTACAATCTACTGGGCTTGCCATACCAGGTGATTCTACACTACAATATCCACCACAACAATAATTCTATATAGATTATTAAATCAACTAACAGGGCTTAATACGCCTAATGCCCCGTAACTCCCGTGGGGCCACCGACGCGGTAGCATTTGCAACGAAGGAGGTGAGCTGAGTCCCTCGAGGAACCAGAAACGAGGTGCAATTCAAAACGGATGGCACACAGTCCCATACTGAGCCGTTCTGGGCCAATCCAGAGGCTGCTAGACACAGCTACTGTATCGGGCTATAGTCTACCATCTTCTAATCTACATCAGCATTAGCATTAGCATC
This Scheffersomyces stipitis CBS 6054 chromosome 3, complete sequence DNA region includes the following protein-coding sequences:
- the GCY3 gene encoding Aldo/keto reductase produces the protein MPATKATKVFQLNDETSIPGVGLGTWQSTNDEVYNAVLTALRYGYRHIDTAAAYGNESVIGRAIKDSGIPREELYITTKLWCTKHDNPEAALDESLSNLGLDYVDLYLIHWPVFLNPNGNDPKFPTLPNGKRDIVTDWNFVKTYELLQPLVALGKTKSIGVSNFSVTNLEKLLNAPTTKIVPVVNQVELHPYLPQQQLLEYTKKHGIVLEAYSPLGSTNSPLFKDETVVKIAEKNGVSPATILISWALWRGTVVLPKSVTESRVQSNFEVINLSDEDGQTIDNIHKVKGVHRFINPNWDPVVVFDADSKL